The sequence TTTATTTTAAGTTATCTGCTACGAACGGCAACAGAGCCAAATGACGGGCACGTTTGATAGCTTGTGCTACTTTCTTCTGATATTTCAGGCTATTGCCAGTGATACGGCGGGGTAAAATCTTCCCTTGTTCATTTACAAACTTCAGCAAGAAGTCAGGGTCTTTGTAATCTACATATTTAATGCCGTATTTACGGAAGCGGCAGTATTTCTTTACCTTCTTGCGTTTTTCCTGATGGATAGGTTCGTTTATGAGTGTCATAGCTTATTCTTCGTTTTGGGGTTCTTCTACTCGTTTCAGTTCGCCTTTTCTGCGTTTTTCGTTATATTCTACACCGTATTTGTCGAGTTTGACGGTCAGGTAACGCATCACGCGCTCATCGCGGCGATATTCTGTTTCCAGAATATTGACAATTTCGGGACCGGCTTTAAATTCGAAAAGCTGGTAAAAACCTGTTTTTTTCTTTTGAATGGGGTAAGCCAACTTGCGCAGCCCCCAATTCTCTTCATGTACCAACTCCGCACCGTTATCAGTCAGGATTTTTCTGAACTT comes from Thermonema lapsum and encodes:
- the rpsR gene encoding 30S ribosomal protein S18; translated protein: MTLINEPIHQEKRKKVKKYCRFRKYGIKYVDYKDPDFLLKFVNEQGKILPRRITGNSLKYQKKVAQAIKRARHLALLPFVADNLK
- the rpsF gene encoding 30S ribosomal protein S6, yielding MEFKNQYETVFILTPVLSEDQMRDAVDKFRKILTDNGAELVHEENWGLRKLAYPIQKKKTGFYQLFEFKAGPEIVNILETEYRRDERVMRYLTVKLDKYGVEYNEKRRKGELKRVEEPQNEE